A single region of the Larus michahellis chromosome W, bLarMic1.1, whole genome shotgun sequence genome encodes:
- the LOC141735641 gene encoding LOW QUALITY PROTEIN: adenosine 5'-monophosphoramidase HINT1-like (The sequence of the model RefSeq protein was modified relative to this genomic sequence to represent the inferred CDS: deleted 1 base in 1 codon) produces VVVADELIGARAARPGAAATRSVFGKIIGKALPANVAYEDEERLAFRDLSPQAPMLFLAMPKEAIMRLCEAEDPGECLLGHLMIVGKQRAAHLGLTDGFRMVADEGPEGGQPVCHVHLRILGGRQLGWPPG; encoded by the exons gttgtcgtggccgacgagcttattggggcgcgggccgcccggcctggtgccgccgccacccgcagtgttttcgggaagatcatcggcaaggcgctt cccgccaacgtcgcctacgaggacgaggag cgccttgcgttccgtgatctttcaccccaagctccgatgcttttcctagccatgcctaaggaggcaattatgaggttatgcgaagcagaagatcctggtgaatgt cttcttgggcatttaatgattgttggcaagcagcgtgctgctcacctgggcctgaccgatggattccggatggttgcggatgaagggcccgagggtgggcagcctgtctgtcacgtacatctacgtattctgggtggccgtcagttgggctggccgcctggctga